In Perca fluviatilis chromosome 3, GENO_Pfluv_1.0, whole genome shotgun sequence, the following proteins share a genomic window:
- the LOC120555942 gene encoding aminopeptidase Ey-like codes for MGKGLFISKAVAVTCVVAAISAVATIIGLAVVYAKEKTKNEVTPPTTPSPTSPTSPTTPSPPKEPWQRYRLPDSLVPVSYEVKLWPWLEPNADGMYIFKGNSTVVFKCVKETDLIIIHSNKLNLTSFEGHQAALGCLNGATVPSLKKSWLEIPTQYLVVQLNSPLIAGSTYTLFTEFVGELADDLGGFYRSEYKEDGVIKVVATTQMQPTDARKAFPCFDEPAMKAVFYITLIHPHGTVALSNAMNYNPVNITLDGHNLIQTRFEPTEIMSTYLLAFVVCDFTFTTNTTNPHADVLIRIWARRKAIEEGQGNYALEKTGPILTFFENYYKSPYPLNKSDQIALPDFSAGAMENWGLITYRETALLYNPGVSSNGDKEWVATVISHELAHMWFGNLVTTRWWNDLWLNEGFATYVSYLGANYAEPTWNMKDLIVLNEIIGVMTVDALASSHPLSSKEEDILKPEDISALFDSITYSKGAAVLRMLSEFITEAVFSKGLQTYLEEFKYKNTVYTDLWRHLQMAVDEAGIKLQHSVETIMNRWILQMGFPVVTINTKTGRITQNHFLLDPDSVVDTPSVYNYEWFVPITWIKTGGVEQQYWLFNKEATNTNMTLGANDWLVANLDMKGFYRVNYDSENWDRLLTKLSSKHQDIPVINRAQIIDDAFNLARAKMVDTTLALRTTKFLNKEVEYMPWETASRNLNYFFLMFDRSEVYGPMQAYLKKQVTPLFNYFKELTVNWTKIPEKHTDQYNQVNAISKACSTGVEGCEELTTGWFREWMNNPAKNNISANLKYTVYCSAIAAGGVDEWDFAWSMYKNATIASEADKLMSALSCTKQPWLLNRYLEYCLDPKKIRKQDATSTIVSIARNSIGQPLAWDFVRAKWDHLFNDYGGASMSFGGLINGVTQRFSSEFEYKQLLQFKEDNAGQLGSAAPSLEQALERTEANMKWVAMNKDQVLQWFQSEASSPV; via the exons ATGGGGAAAGGCCTCTTCATCAGCAAAGCAGTGGCAGTAACCTGCGTGGTTGCAGCCATCAGTGCTGTAGCCACCATCATAGGCCTGGCTGTGGTTTACGCTAAGGAGAAGACAAAGAATGAAGTGACACCTCCAACTACACCCAGCCCTACCAGCCCCACCAGCCCCACCACACCCTCCCCCCCGAAGGAGCCCTGGCAGCGCTACAGACTTCCAGACTCCCTTGTTCCTGTCTCGTACGAAGTCAAACTGTGGCCCTGGCTGGAGCCCAACGCAGACGGCATGTACATCTTCAAAGGAAACTCCACAGTGGTCTTCAAATGTGTGAAGGAAACCGACCTCATCATCATCCACTCCAACAAGCTGAACCTCACCAGCTTCGAGGGACACCAAGCCGCATTGGGGTGCCTCAATGGAGCCACTGTGCCCAGCCTGAAAAAGTCCTGGCTGGAGATTCCCACCCAGTACCTGGTGGTCCAGCTCAACAGCCCACTGATTGCCGGCAGCACATATACCCTTTTTACCGAGTTTGTTGGAGAGCTGGCTGATGACCTGGGAGGATTCTACAGGAGTGAATACAAAGAAGATGGAGTGATAAA AGTTGTTGCCACGACTCAAATGCAGCCAACGGATGCCAGGAAAGCCTTCCCCTGCTTCGATGAGCCCGCAATGAAAGCTGTTTTCTACATAACTCTCATTCACCCCCATGGGACAGTGGCTCTGTCCAACGCCATGAACTACA ACCCTGTTAACATCACTTTGGATGGACACAATTTAATTCAGACACGTTTTGAACCAACAGAGATTATGTCAACCTACTTGCTGGCTTTTGTTGTGTGTGATTTTACATTCACGACGAACACGACGAATCCGCATGCAGACGTTTTG ATCAGGATCTGGGCTCGTAGGAAGGCTATAGAGGAGGGCCAGGGAAACTATGCCCTGGAGAAGACTGGGCCCATACTGACATTCTTTGAGAACTACTACAAGTCTCCTTACCCCCTGAACAAGTCAG ACCAGATCGCTCTTCCTGACTTCAGTGCTGGAGCCATGGAGAACTGGGGCCTGATCACCTACAGAGAAACAGCCCTCTTATATAATCCTGGCGTGTCATCCAATGGAGACAAGGAGTGGGTGGCAACAGTCATCTCGCATGAGCTTGCTCATATG TGGTTTGGAAACTTGGTGACCACGCGGTGGTGGAATGACTTGTGGCTCAACGAGGGGTTTGCCACCTATGTCTCTTATCTTGGAGCCAACTATGCTGAACCAACGTGGAATATG AAAGATTTAATAGTTTTGAATGAGATCATTGGTGTGATGACTGTGGATGCCTTGGCCTCCTCCCATCCCCTCTCGTCCAAAGAGGAGGACATCCTGAAGCCGGAGGACATCAGTGCACTGTTTGACTCCATCACATACAGCAAG GGAGCTGCAGTCCTTAGGATGCTCTCAGAGTTTATCACTGAGGCCGTCTTTTCAAAAGGACTCCAA ACATACTTAGAGGAGTTCAAGTATAAGAACACAGTCTACACAGACCTCTGGAGACACCTGCAAATG GCAGTGGATGAAGCTGGCATAAAGCTGCAGCACTCTGTAGAGACTATCATGAACCGGTGGATTCTACAGATGGGGTTCCCAGTGGTCACCATCAACACCAAGACTGGAAGAATCACCCAGAATCATTTCTTGTTGGACCCAGACTCTGTTGTGGACACACCCTCAGTGTACAA TTATGAGTGGTTTGTCCCAATTACATGGATTAAGACTGGTGGAGTGGAACAGCAGTACTGGCTTTTTAACAAAGAAG caacaaacacaaacatgactCTTGGTGCTAATGATTGGCTGGTGGCCAATCTAGATATGAAGGGCTTCTACAGAGTCAACTATGACTCTGAAAACTGGGATCGTCTACTCACCAAGCTGAGCTCCAAACATCAG GATATTCCAGTGATCAACCGAGCTCAAATTATCGACGATGCGTTTAACCTCGCAAG GGCAAAGATGGTGGACACAACTCTGGCTCTGAGGACTACCAAGTTCCTCAATAAAGAAGTTGAATACATGCCATGGGAGACAGCCAGTCGCAACTTGAACTATTTCTTCCTGATGTTTGACCGCAGTGAAGTGTATGGACCTATGCAG GCTTACCTAAAGAAACAGGTCACTCCTCTGTTTAACTACTTCAAAGAGCTCACTGTCAACTGGACAAAGATCCCAGAAAAGCACACAGACCA GTACAACCAGGTGAATGCAATCTCTAAGGCGTGCAGCACGGGAGTGGAAGGCTGTGAGGAGCTGACCACTGGCTGGTTCAGAGAATGGATGAACAATCCAGCTAAAAACAA CATTAGTGCCAACTTGAAGTACACAGTGTACTGCAGTGCGATTGCAGCAGGAGGAGTGGATGAGTGGGACTTTGCTTGGTCCATGTACAAGAATGCCACCATCGCTTCAGAGGCTGATAAACTGATGTCTGCTCTGTCCTGCACCAAACAGCCCTGGCTGCTGAACAG GTATCTGGAATACTGTCTGGACCCAAAGAAGATCCGTAAGCAGGATGCCACCTCCACCATTGTTTCCATAGCTCGTAACTCCATCGGTCAACCCCTGGCATGGGACTTTGTCAGAGCCAAATGGGACCATCTATTCAATGA